In the genome of Sebastes umbrosus isolate fSebUmb1 chromosome 14, fSebUmb1.pri, whole genome shotgun sequence, one region contains:
- the LOC119502331 gene encoding growth arrest-specific protein 7-like: MKPAVVNSAAAREETDSCPLPPGWRSYTSPEGLRYYVNSCSKETTWRRPSLSAEAPQRPLAQQNASPYGNGCHSSTKTSQPTEVADVALRKPTMNKQFPSQS, encoded by the exons ATG AAACCAGCGGTCGTGAACTCTgctgcagccagagaggagaCTGACAGCTGCCCTCTTCCCCCAGGATGGAGGAGCTACACATCACCTGAGGGACTCCGGTACTATGTCAACAGCTGCAGTAAAG aaacaacatggcgacgtcCCTCCTTGTCAGCCGAGGCCCCACAGAGACCGCTGGCACAACAGAACGCCTCACCATATG GCAACGGATGCCACAGCAGCACAAAGACCAGTCAGCCTACGGAGGTCGCTGATGTTGCTCTGAGGAAGCCCACCATGAACAAACAG TTTCCCTCCCAATCGTAA